DNA sequence from the Nostoc commune NIES-4072 genome:
ATTTACCTCCAAAAGCCGCCTTAACTCCTGCTTTAAAACCTCCGGATCTGGCAAATAAAGTTGATATCTCGACACAAAAAGCTGATTAGAAATACCACCCGTCGCATACTCAACCAAAATCTCATCCTTATCTCGCGCCAACACAATCCCTATCGGCTCGTTGTCATCCTCCATATTCTCCTCAGCCCGAAAATAATTTAGATACATATTCATCTGTCCAATATCCTGATGACTCACCGCTTGCGTCTTCAGATCGATTAAGACAAAACACTTGAGAATGCGATGATAAAACACCAAATCCACAAAAAAATGCGTGTTGTTTAACGTAATTCGGTATTGCTGCCCAATAAATGCAAACCCCTTGCCCAACTCAAGTAAAAATTTCTCCAACTCAGCAATTAAACGATTTTCTAACTCACTCTCACGATAATAGCGGTCTGGTAAATCCAAAAACTCGAACACATAAGGATCTTTGACCACATCCCGCGCCGACTCGATCCGTTGCCCATCCTTAGCCAGTGCCAAAATCTCCGCCCGATCCTTACTCAATGCCACCCGCTCAAACAAAGCCGAATCCTTCTGGCGTTTCAACTCCCGCACACTCCAGCGATCTTGGATGCACTGCT
Encoded proteins:
- a CDS encoding PDDEXK nuclease domain-containing protein gives rise to the protein MSDLTVNDGSYQQLLDRIGECLALGQQRAFEQVNSVLVETYWQIGRYIVEFEQAGKERAEYGSKLLQVLSRDLKAAYGKGFSRSNLQYMRLFYLNYENCQTLSGKLSWSHYTELLAISDDLARSFYEQQCIQDRWSVRELKRQKDSALFERVALSKDRAEILALAKDGQRIESARDVVKDPYVFEFLDLPDRYYRESELENRLIAELEKFLLELGKGFAFIGQQYRITLNNTHFFVDLVFYHRILKCFVLIDLKTQAVSHQDIGQMNMYLNYFRAEENMEDDNEPIGIVLARDKDEILVEYATGGISNQLFVSRYQLYLPDPEVLKQELRRLLEVNDG